From the Apium graveolens cultivar Ventura unplaced genomic scaffold, ASM990537v1 ctg6009, whole genome shotgun sequence genome, the window acactttgttctcagaagaattataaaattttataccCTAGTCTTACTTGGATATCCCACAATATAGCAtcatctaattttggtccaaacttgtcagaggctaaacgttttacaaatgcttcacgtccctaattttttataaatgacatgctatgaagtttatcagtccatatctcatatggagtcttttgaaccgctTTTTTTCGGAACTCGGTTAAACGTGTAAGCAgccatttctagagcataaccctagaaacttattgaaagatccgcttgactcatcatcgatcgcaacATGTCCAATAATGTACGATTTCTTCTCTCAGAATATCTATTcaattgaggtgttccagaaggagtaagttgtgatacaatatcacactccttcaataaactcttgaatttgaggcttaagtataCTCTTCCACGacctgatcgtaaaacttttatatttttctctgtttgtgtttctaccttatattctttgaatatTTCAAAAGAAATATTGCGTcaatttattttctaaatttaaaaaatatatttttaattctttcttattaaaacaaatttaagatatattttaataacaatttgatttaaaaaatatataaataaaatactatttataattaaaaaattatatttttcattATTTCGTATTTGTGACTACATTCGGTCGTAGATGTGCTTTGATTGCTAATTAAATAGCGCGCCAAAACTTTAAACAacttataaaataaaaaaattattggcGACGGACCTCGATCGCAGAAAGCCACTGGTCGCCGCCTTTATTTGGTCTCCGGTTTAGCTATTGATTAAAGTCCTTGATTTTGTTGCTGGTGTGGCATTTTCCGCAACCAACGTCGGTCGCAAATAAAATCAATAGCTAATAAATTACCGCCAGTTTTTCACGGTTTTTTTTAATGGAATGATTTAATATTTCTGTCCTATTAGCGACCACCGGCCGTCGCTAAAGTCCGGTTAGCGACGACTTTGGCCGCGATCGCTGAAACCCGTCGTTGATCCAAAAAAATAGCTACTGATTTTGCGGTCACTGATAAACTTGGTCGCAGATagatatttttataatattaattataatatacTCCTCGTTACTGTTCTTTATTACTTGACATCCCATGTCATGCTGTGTATCTATTCTCCTTTTCATTGACAAAAGAAATATAAACAAactataaaaaaattataaaaaagcGAAAATATAGCAAAAAATATTATACTTATAATCGCGTACCTGCAAATAAAATAAGATTCCCCTTTGTAAAGCAAATAATTGAAGGaaaaaagaaatgaaaaataagtgaggcttctaatattattttttatttttataattaagcATGCAGGTATTACCCATTTCTACtgtataataaaaaaataaagagATAGTGAATTTAAGCATAAAGTTATTATATGGTAATGAGCTAATTACCCAAGTCTTacaataatattaaattatagtATAAGTTTAGTTACCCAAAATAAAGAAACAAGTATATATGTAGCTCAGTGTTGATGTTATCAAAATATAATGAAATGGGCATTTAACTCAATTGATTGGGGTCATATGTTTGCACACatgtcactacaagaaaaacggctaAATACTGCCAGCGGTagtatttagctaaatacgacCGATTTTAGTCCCGGTTGTACATATGGGAGTGATATTTAGTAGTCGGTTGTATTTAGTATGAATACGACCGTCTAAATATGATCGGTTAAATTCGACCGCTAAATTCAACCGTCCAAATTCAACCGACATCTGTCAAAATTGATTTTACACTTAAAAATTGAAAATCCCGCCCAAATAAttaaaatttctgaaatattttaaaaagCCCGCCCAAATATTAAACTCGACCGTATCTTGTCAAATATAAGATATTAAATTCGACCCCATCCAGACGAATTAACAAACTCCATAATGTTACTTATTACATAAACCAGCAAAGCCATGAATTTCAAAAGGGAAAGATAGCGACCGAAAGCTTGACCGATTCCGCGGAGGAGCCTCTGCCATCTCCGTCGTCCCACGACGGCTAAAAGACCAAGTCTGGCCAGCTGACATAAATAGTTATCGGAGAGAGGGGAGAGAGGGGGGGCAAAATACATGAAAACAGAGGTGGAGAAGCTTCTTAAAATCTAAGGAAAACAGAGTTTGTAAAGGAGCTCCCACCATTCCCACCTCCCCCGACTTTAGTTGCACATCATCTTTCAAGGACACACATCAAAACTACAAATTGGAGAGAGAGATACTAAATTACAAAATAGAAGAGAAGCGGCTGAACTCTAAATCAGGGTTTTATTAAGACAGAGAAAGATGTGCTTTTATTGATGTTAAACATCATATTCAATCCAACAGTATAGTATATAGCCTTTTGAATGGCCTTTGCAAATTTCCCAGACCAATTAAATATATTACTATTAAAATAAATTactatataatataatatatatattaacttaaaattaatattaaaattaggatattaaaaataaatattatttaaaataaaaaatgcaTCTGATTTTTCCTCTCTACCATTGCCCAACTATTATTTAGATAAAATACATATTCATggaatatatttatattttatatttgaatttaaaatatGTAAAAAGTTTTAAGTTTCTTCCACTAATATATAACGACCAGTCTTAGTAATAAATTTGAATCTCGATTACATTTTCCAATAATATGTAGCAATTTGCTTGTGATCAACAACTACCACCATTGTCCATTTATTTATCAATCTATTATATTTgtcaatttttcaattttttagcTAAATAATAATTATTTGGGCCAGCACAACTCAATGAGTCCAACTCGGATAGTAAAGCCTATAGATAAATTAGGCGTACTACCTCTCTCACGCAAGAAAGGTAGGTGCAAAACAAAactaaaaatcaaaaattaacCAATTTATAAGTCCTTACATTGCCGACTTTTTAACAGTCAAATTTCAGTTTGACTAGTAGAGCTAATTAGTATTTATTCCTCaattgatgtttcaattttttaaaaaatatttttaaaaaattggtaTCTTCACCGTTCTCttcctcttccttttttaacaTTGCCATTACCCAactattattaatataaaatacatatttattgaatatgtttatattttatatttgaatttaaaatatggatgtcaatagatatatattagtgatataactaaagtttcatatccaaataattttatttgatttgccattttaatagtcaagcttCACTGtaactagtacaactaactagcgTTTATTCATGAAATGATGTTTGGATttttttaaacaatatttttcgacgatccaaccgtatggatgtcaatatatatatatatatatatatatatatatatatatatatatatatatatatatatatatatatatatatatatatatatatattagtgatataagcaaaatttcagatcaaaataattttatttggtttgccatctTACCGGTCAAACTTTAGTTTGACTAGTctagctaactagtgtttagtcctgaatttgtgtttcgattattttaaaaatatttttaatcgatctaaccgtatggatgtcaataaatatatatattagagatataaccaaagtttcatatcaaaataattttatttggtttgtcatcttaacagtcaaacttcagtttgactagtCCAGCTAACTAGCGTTTAGTCCTGAATTTgtattttgattattttaaaaatatttttcatcgatatATCCATATGGATGTCaactaatatatatattagtgatataaccaaagtttcatataaaaataattttattcggTTTTCCATTTAAACAGTCaaacttcagtttgactagtTTAGCTAACTAGTGTTCAATCCTGAATTTgtattttgattattttaaaaatattctttATTGATCTATCCATATGaatgttaatagatatatatatattagtgatataaccaaagtttcatatccaaataattttatttggtttgccaatTTAACAGTCAAGCCGCAATGTAACTAGTACAACTAAATAGAGTTTATTCATGAaatgatgtttcaattttttaaacaatatttttcaacgatccaaccgtatggatgtcaatagatatatatatatattagtgatataagcaaagtttcatataaaaataattttatttggtttggcATCTTAACAGTAGTTTGACTAGTCCAGCTAACTAGCGTTTAATCCTGaattagtattttaattattttaaaaatatttttcctcGATCTATCCGTATGGATGTCAATTAacatatatattagttatataaccaaagtttcatatcaaaataattttatttggtttgtcattttaacagtcaaactttagtttgactagtccagctaactagtgtttagtcctgaatttgtgtttcgattaatttaaaatatttttcatcaatctaaccatatggatgtcaataaatatatatagtaatgatataaccaaagtttcatatcaaaaaaattttatttggtttgtcattttaacagtcatatttcagtttgactagtatagctaactaacgtttagtcctgaatttgtgtttcaattattttaaaaatatttttcgtcgatctaaccgtatggatgtcaataaatatatatattagtgatataaccaaagtttcatatcaaaataattttattttatttgccattttaagagtcaaacttcagtttgactagtagttaattagtgtttagtcctgaatttgtgtttcgattaatttaaaaatattgtttatcgatccaaccatatcgatgccaatatatatatatatatattagtgatataaccaaagtttcatatcaaaataatgttatttggttttccattttaacaatCAAACTTCAGTTTAACTGGCGTTtagttctgaatttgtgtttcgattattttaaaaatatttttcaccataaatatttttacatgtgatgaatgttatccttatatataaatatataatctaCATTATactaaaataaagtatagatgACATCATCATATCTAATGTGTTAAGTTCTCATTTAAGAGTTTTAATCATATGTGTCAAACTCTCGTTAATTTTGTTGATATCATCTTTCACTAACAATCATCTCCtcatttaatttattttcaaactttctcttTTTTATTACCTCCACTAATTATATCTGTTACCCATTTCTCAttctctttcttcctttcttATTAAAAATTTTCAATAGTTCCATATTCTTCACTAATTTTTtcttattcaaaattaattttatttacacAAATATTCAtcattataatttttatatttaataaaaagttGATAGTCAATATTTGTAGTTtggaaaatattatttttaaaatttttgtatttataatttttattcttCTCTCATTTAATGCAAGTGTTATTACTACAATAACTCGCACTATAAATAATTTCTTTTACACGCACATTTTCTATTTCACAAGAACCTATAACATTAATTTGTTAAAGTCATTATACTTTCCGGCCAAAGTGCAAAGAGTTTTATAAGTAAGAAGCACAAACCTCAAATTGGCGTCTTTCCTGCCTCAACATCTCCACAATATCCGAGAATTCTCTCCGTGATCCTTGAATTTTGAGTTTTGATCCTTCAAAATGCAAACTGATGTCCTTCAAAAGTGTCTCGGCTTCAAGGATTACTTCAATTACTTCCTCATTCAAGTTTGATATCTATATAGGAAGAAAGATCAACATCAATTTAAGCAGGATAAGAGTAAATATTTCTTAAATCATTGCCTCATTGCTCACAGAAACATTACAGAGCCACTAGAAATGAAGCTACTCCCAAACATACTTACACTGTCAAAGTATTTCTTGAGACGTTCTCCATTTATTTGACAAGAAAAGTTTAGCTTCTCAGGAGGTAGTGATACAGAATATTTCATAACCCGTGAATATCTGAGCATTGCAACCATTGTCCCCAATCTGCAATGTGAACAACATCAATGAAATATGGATTAGTAACAAGGTGGTATTTGAAAAAACCTAAGAAAGGCAAGCATGACCCAGCATTGAGCATTCTAATAACAGATAAGTGAATGAGTACACCATATTTACAGACACGATGGGAAAAGCATAAAAGTTTATATGAATTTTGATGTTTTGGACCCATGCATCGTATAGTTCATTCTGAAAAACAAAAATAATGATGCCCGCTAATAGTTTAGAGGATACCACTCTCCTCTCGATAATAAGAGGTTGAGGATTCAAGTCTCTTTGAGGCATAGTTGTTTGTATATTTATTTCTGCAATTTACAATATAGACATTCATACAAGTTCACATACCCAAAGAAGTAGAGGAAGTCAGTATGCAATTGATGCCCGCAGATGGGAATTTTACTAGATGACAAGTGGTTCGCTAAGCTAAGTTCCAAAAACTTTCCAAAGGACAAACCACGGGCAGTAGCTGACATTAAGACTCTTTTTGTAGATAGTGTCTTTCCATTTTGAAGTTTACAATCACCACAGCGACTCCACATCCAAATTTTTCCATCGGTTTCACCAGGAAGATGCTTTTGTGTAATATGATGTCTAACATGTATTGTGAGCTGCTTACTGTGATGTGCATAATAATATATATGAGCTTCTGGTGATCCACCGCACAAGCTACATAAAAGCCTCTGAAAATAGAAGCGGCTATATGGTCATAGAAGCAATAcgtattttaatataaatatgtatatgaAGAAAgcacaaaaataattttaaatcacataaatAGTTTGTACTAACCTGATTGAGTAAGTTATCCTTTAAAAATATTCCAAGTGGAATATCAAAATTCCGGTAGAACTTAATATGAGAAAAATGACTCTGCTCACATATACTTCCGGTGGAGGAATTCCTGCGAGACATCAGTACTAAGATACTATCGGCATTAAACATTCTGTTAATATCATCCATAAACTGTGTTTGATCTTTATAGTCACCCCCAGAATTTTGTGTATACAATTGGGCTTTTCTCTGAACTGAGGTTCTATCACTATCAAGAGCCTTCTCTTCACCATTAATATTCTGTATTAGACTATAAGATTTAACATTTGCCACTAAATTGGTTGAAAGCATATTAGCTGATTGAACTTGACTGTAAGGAACCTCTTCAGTGATGCCTAAATATGTAGAGATAGGTTGCTGAGAAGAAGATAAAAGAGGAAAACTGTCACCAAAGCCTCTGTTTATGGAAGCTGAGATTGATAAAAAAGGGGTAAAAACTAGAGGTTTATATGGCTCATAAGGCAACAAGGAATCACTCTTTAACCCTACATCTCGTGTCCCTTCTTTATAAAATCCATCAGCGATGTGGATGTTAATTGCACCTGATGAATCACTTTTAACAATAGAATCCACGGGCCAAGGAACATATGCCTCACCGGAGAAAAAATATGGTCGTTGATCAGGTGATGACATATTTACCAGTCTATCAAGAGGGAGGGTAGAGAACATGGCCTTTTGATCTAGAAGGAAAGCCGTTTCAAGAATCAAATGATAAGCCACAAGGACTGCGTACTGGACCACAAGTTTAATCTTCTTCAGTTCTTCCCTGTTTGTTCCTTTCAGTAAAATCTGAAATTTTCCAAAATTCTGTAAATTCAGTGACATATTAAATTAACAGCTATTCTACACGAGGATCTACCATGTTTACATGACAATGAAAAAATTGAACGCAACAGCTACAACTGGCCAGTATCATGCCAAGACAACACAGAGTATTTGCTTTACCTGAGGATATGAGCCCGAGCTCTCATGCAAATATTTCTATAACAAGTAAAAACCTCTAATAAATAGGAAACAACTTTCTGCTTAATTGTTACTAATTTTAAATTCCTAATTGACCATAGTTGCAAGCCTTTATCATACTACACCAATATTCACTAAAAAAATCACAAACAATTTTGAGAAACAAAAAATAATGTGATATTAATAATCTTCACGAGTTACATCTACAAAGAGTGTAGAATAGAAGCTTATTTAAACGACAAATGAATTTTGGATTTCcaatttcttttttatttttaagCATTAGAATGAAAGTCAAACAACAAGAAATACAAGGGCACCCTTTGCAAACTCAAAAAAGGTATGGTTAAGACTAGATGTAAACTTCATAAGCAAAGAGGAACTTACTGTACAACCCTGACGTGTAGGACAACCACTAAGGAACATCAAAGTCTTGCTGGGTTTTTTTCCACACTCTCCACTAGCAATATGTTCCTCTACTAACTTCTCGAAATGAAAGGAATCACATTGTCTGAGCTTTTTCCCAGTCAGTGTATCTAATGATAAGATTACTGAACCAGTACAGCGAGAAACTCTCTGCAGGCGGTGGAGTTTCATATCAATAACTAGTGTCATTCCTTTTGCAAGGATGGATTCTTGTATATCACGAGAAACAGTTTTTTCAACTAAAATTATGCTCGGGTTGCACTTCGCTATTCTTTCAATAATGGATTTATGGGTATCCTTCTCCTGCCCACGTCACTCATAATTAACAGATGTTGAATAGAGAGTAGTAAGATTCAAACGCTAATAATTCTTTATTTATGTCTTGAAACCTGTTTTATTGATTCAAATGATGACAATCCCCTCAATGAAAGATCAAGAGCACCCTGGATCAGCAACAGCCTAGGTTTATTGTAATTAGTTGGCATGTGCTTGTGTGCAGCGTGCTTTTTGAATACCATGCTAACTAACTGACTGCACATCAAAACGAATATAAGTTTCCAGAAATGGTGCCGTCCAACATCAGTGACTGGCTGTAATGACAATAACTATGCTGCATCAATGTGATCATTATAAATTCCACTATTAAGAAGCAAAAAGATATCTGTATACTTTGTACAGTTTTCTCATCATATAGAAAGGATGCATTTAAAGAGCTATGGTCTTCACTTCATAGCTAACAAACAAGTGAAACAAGATAGTTGGTCGGAACCACAACTGGTCATCAAGAAATATTTACTAGAATGGAACAGAGAGCTTTGAGGCAATTGACAATAGCATTAGGGCATTAGCAGCAACAAATACAGGTTTAAGCTATCACCTATTGCTTCGAGAACCACTTGCAACACATTTAACCTTAACATATCCATCAGGATCCATTGCCTTTCCCGCACCGATATCAGGCTTCACAAAGGAAGCAGCTTCCCAAGATAAGGAAGTCACAATATCCACCCAATTGTCTCCGTCGTTACCCAAAGGAGCAACCCCGGCTGATGTAAGAAGATGAGACACAAGAGCTTTAAACTTGCAATTTATTACGTAGTCCATAGCCTTTTGCTTCTCCTCTTTATATCTGTAGCTCCGGAAACTTTTCTCTCCAAAGCTACCTAAAGAACTAGGTCTTCTCCATTTTGTACCATCATCACCTTCGtcctcgtcatcatcatcatAATTTGCAACACTGCACTCCATGTCATTTTCGTGGTCATCTGTTTCTGGGGGTAACCAAATTTGAAGATCCATTTCAACTTTATTGGCCAAGTGTTTTCTCTCTCCTTGTATCTTTGTGATTTACTACCCTTTTGTATGCACTCAGCGTCTTTACCAGTGTGCCCAGCAGTAGTACTAGTGCTTCTGTCAAGGCTGTTCTGCTCAACCATATTCGATGGGAGGTGTCTATTTCCATGATATGGTAAGCTCATGTCACGAGGACTGCGCACTGAGCAATGATTGTACTCATCTTGAACACTGCCTGACCTCCCTTCTTGAGAGGCCCTTCAAAGTTCAAACACACAAATGTTAAGGTTGCTTTATTTTTCATTTAAATTAAATATGTTTATCTTCCCTAAGGAATATGGGAAAGACAGGTAGGTACCTGCAACTTGAGTATCCATCAACAGAACAGTCACCTGAAATAAAAGAGATCAGTTATTATCAaaatcactattttcaaattGTTCAAGTTGTCAACCACAGGAAGAGCAAAAAACTTCACTGGATGCCGAGACACTGCTAGTCCTGCTTCTGAGTGAAGCAACTGAAGTCATTTAGGACCTGTACCCAACTTTTTCAACCTGCTTCTGGAAGCCAAACTTAATCAGTTACCTGTATAAGAAGAAAATAAGAGTAATTTGATTTATCAAAGAACTGCAAAAAGTAGCAGAATGCATTCCGAACTATAAGAGATCAAAACAGATTATTTCCACATGCCATAAGAAGATGAGCATTTACTATGTACATATCCTTACGGGAAGAGATAGCACTAATTACATAAAGATATAAATCAAAACGATACGTTCAAGTTCCTTACAAATGTAATATAGTATTATAATAATTTAGGGGAAGAATCTAAAATGCAACATCCACAATGTTTAAAGTTCAATCTAAGGATATAAGTTTAGACAATTACAGGGATCAAAAAAATACAAAGCACTAATTGGTAAGTTTTTACCAATTGAATTTTAACAACGATGAAAGGCAAGAAAATAACACTGATTTAGATAAGCCTCCCCAAAAACCATTAACACTAGATGATTAAAAAAAGAAACAAGATAAAaaattagtatatatatatgagCAGGTTCTATGTCGGCAAGATTTTAAAAGCAGGTAGAATGTCTGGA encodes:
- the LOC141702962 gene encoding putative 1-phosphatidylinositol-3-phosphate 5-kinase FAB1D isoform X2 gives rise to the protein MDLQIWLPPETDDHENDMECSVANYDDDDEDEGDDGTKWRRPSSLGSFGEKSFRSYRYKEEKQKAMDYVINCKFKALVSHLLTSAGVAPLGNDGDNWVDIVTSLSWEAASFVKPDIGAGKAMDPDGYVKVKCVASGSRSNSQLVSMVFKKHAAHKHMPTNYNKPRLLLIQGALDLSLRGLSSFESIKQEKDTHKSIIERIAKCNPSIILVEKTVSRDIQESILAKGMTLVIDMKLHRLQRVSRCTGSVILSLDTLTGKKLRQCDSFHFEKLVEEHIASGECGKKPSKTLMFLSGCPTRQGCTILLKGTNREELKKIKLVVQYAVLVAYHLILETAFLLDQKAMFSTLPLDRLVNMSSPDQRPYFFSGEAYVPWPVDSIVKSDSSGAINIHIADGFYKEGTRDVGLKSDSLLPYEPYKPLVFTPFLSISASINRGFGDSFPLLSSSQQPISTYLGITEEVPYSQVQSANMLSTNLVANVKSYSLIQNINGEEKALDSDRTSVQRKAQLYTQNSGGDYKDQTQFMDDINRMFNADSILVLMSRRNSSTGSICEQSHFSHIKFYRNFDIPLGIFLKDNLLNQRLLCSLCGGSPEAHIYYYAHHSKQLTIHVRHHITQKHLPGETDGKIWMWSRCGDCKLQNGKTLSTKRVLMSATARGLSFGKFLELSLANHLSSSKIPICGHQLHTDFLYFFGLGTMVAMLRYSRVMKYSVSLPPEKLNFSCQINGERLKKYFDSISNLNEEVIEVILEAETLLKDISLHFEGSKLKIQGSRREFSDIVEMLRQERRQFEF
- the LOC141702962 gene encoding putative 1-phosphatidylinositol-3-phosphate 5-kinase FAB1D isoform X1 encodes the protein MDLQIWLPPETDDHENDMECSVANYDDDDEDEGDDGTKWRRPSSLGSFGEKSFRSYRYKEEKQKAMDYVINCKFKALVSHLLTSAGVAPLGNDGDNWVDIVTSLSWEAASFVKPDIGAGKAMDPDGYVKVKCVASGSRSNSQLVSMVFKKHAAHKHMPTNYNKPRLLLIQGALDLSLRGLSSFESIKQEKDTHKSIIERIAKCNPSIILVEKTVSRDIQESILAKGMTLVIDMKLHRLQRVSRCTGSVILSLDTLTGKKLRQCDSFHFEKLVEEHIASGECGKKPSKTLMFLSGCPTRQGCTILLKGTNREELKKIKLVVQYAVLVAYHLILETAFLLDQKAMFSTLPLDRLVNMSSPDQRPYFFSGEAYVPWPVDSIVKSDSSGAINIHIADGFYKEGTRDVGLKSDSLLPYEPYKPLVFTPFLSISASINRGFGDSFPLLSSSQQPISTYLGITEEVPYSQVQSANMLSTNLVANVKSYSLIQNINGEEKALDSDRTSVQRKAQLYTQNSGGDYKDQTQFMDDINRMFNADSILVLMSRRNSSTGSICEQSHFSHIKFYRNFDIPLGIFLKDNLLNQRLLCSLCGGSPEAHIYYYAHHSKQLTIHVRHHITQKHLPGETDGKIWMWSRCGDCKLQNGKTLSTKRVLMSATARGLSFGKFLELSLANHLSSSKIPICGHQLHTDFLYFFGLGTMVAMLRYSRVMKYSVSLPPEKLNFSCQINGERLKKYFDSISNLNEEVIEVILEAETLLKDISLHFEGSKLKIQGSRREFSDIVEMLRQERRQFEVCASYL